GGTTGGGGGTCGGTATAGTCGCTGATCCAGGGACCATAATCTTTGCGCAGTTGCTCCAAGTCGTAATACCAATGCGGTCCAAGCGCCAGGGCATCACCGATAAAAGCACCAAGAATTGTTCCCTGAGCTCTATTTTCGAGGTCTTTCGTGTTCATAATTTCGTCCCTTTCATTTTATTTCACCGGCCAGAATTTCCTGGCGGGTTTGCAGAAAGCTCTCTTGCAAGAGTCCACCCAGAGCGATCGCCCGGTCAATAGCGGCCAGTGCCTGCTCCCGCTGTCCCGCCGCCGCAAGAACCACGGCCAGATTGTTCCACGCCTCACCGCTCGTGGAGTGCAACCTGGAGGCCTGGCGGAAGGCCGCTGCCGCGGCAGGCAGATCGGTTTGTGCGTAGCGACTGTTCCCCAGCCCCATCCAGGCCGCAAAACTGTCCGGCCATTGTTGCACAGCGGCCTGGTAGGCATGCGCTGCGGACAGATTCCTGCCGGCCCGTTCCAAGCCGCTGGCCGCGTTTAGATAGACCTGTTCCTCCGCTGTTGCGGGCAACGTTCCGGCCGGAAGAACCAACAGCCCCCAATCCTGGCTCCGTGCCCAGGTCCGGGAGAATACCCCGGCGGAGAAAATCGCTTCGGCCTCTGTGCCGGAATGGAGAAAGATCTGATCAGCCGTCAAGTCATAGCCGATGACCACGGCATAGTGCCAATATGGCACCCAGGAGAATCCGAGGTTCAACAGCACCAGCACCGGGTGTCCGGCGGCCAGTTCCCGGAGTAAAGCATCCTGCCCCTGCAGGGGATAAGCCAGATACCCGTTTCTGCGCGCCGCAGCAACCAAGGCCGGTTGCAAAGTTCCCTTTCGCCCCGGTGAATAGACTTGCTCAGTGACTCGTGGCAGGACAACCTGTTCACCATTCCAGGCCAGCAACATGGCCAAAGCCGCCGGCCCGCACTGATATTCCTGCTGGGCAAAAAACGGGACGTCATGCAACAGAATGCGCGGTGGCAGGGATGATTGATCCGGAGATGGCAGAACCGCTGAACAGCCGTTCAGAAAAACCAGGGTGAGCACAATAACCAGGCAGGAAAGCCCGCGCATTCCTGCCTGGTCAGGTAACTGCAAACGCAGCATTTAACGGATGGGACGGGTAAACGGGAAGACCTTGGTCAACCCCAGGATATCGGTCACCAGCAGCAGCACAAATACAAACACCGCGGCACCGACAATGGTGCCGAACCCGGCCCCGGCCGGCAGGTTGTCGATATCGGCAGCAATCCGGTTAACCTCGTCATCGGTCAGGCTGGCGACGCGTCGGGCGACTTCCTCGGGGGCTACTCCTTGGGCGCTCATCGCCTGCCGCACATCGTCCCGCGCCAAAAAGTTCTGCACCCGGTCACGGGCGGCTGTTGCGGCCTGAGCAGAGAGAATCGTTTCGGTGCTGATCATTCCCGCCTGGGCCGATTGCGGGCTGAAATCAATGAACACAAATGACAGTATCAGCATTGCACAGAGCGGTTTAGCAATAAAATCGGGAAGATACTTTTTCATCACACTACTCCTCTGAATTCTCATGCAGGTTTTGGAATCTACTGAAATAACTCTGACTGCAGTCAAGTTTAGCGGAAATTATCCAGAGCACAATCGCCCGGACGGTTTAACGGTAACCCCGCTCCTGCCCTGCCCGGCATTGAAGACCCCAAAAAACGGGGCGAGCTATCGATGGAAAAGACCCGCAAGCAGGAACAAAAACCGCGCTGCGGAACATAACGAAATGAATTGTAAAATCGGAAAACCAGAGCGGACAAAGAGGGATGAACCGTAGAGATGCAGCAGGGGAAAGTTCGGCGCAAGCGGCTGGGGAAGCCCGCCCTTCAGGCCGAAGCTTTTATGCCGGCCAGGACAAATCGATGAATCCGCTCGGCCAGAGCCCGCACATCCTGATCCTTGGTCGGCGGCGGATATGCGAGACGCTCCAGGACCGGCCGGCCCACTTCCTGCTGGACACAAAGCAGGATGACCATATTGGCCAGTTCAGCAACCTGGCTGTCTTCCTGATCCTTGTGCTTCAGGGCCATGACAATTCGAACCAGTTCATGGCGGACTTTTTTGAAGACCAACTCGATCAACTCTTCCATGGCAAAGGAGGGGTTGGCAAATTCCCGGATAAACAGGCGGGATAGATAAGGATGCTCGCGACGCCTCACCAGCACCGTGCGCAAGGCAAAATTGAGCCAGTTCAACAAAGCGCCTTCCGGATCGGTCGAGCCGTCGAAGCTGGGAACCGACTCCTCCTGCAGCAGCTGGATATGGGGCTGAATCAACGCTTCTCGATACAGCTCCTGCTTACTGCCGAAATAATACTTAACCGCGCCCAGATTGACCTCGGCAGCCTTGCAGATATCGCGCAGTCCGACCCCGTCATAGCCAAACTCTGCAAAAGCATGGCCTGCTTCGCTGAGCAATCTGGTCCGGGTTTCGACGGCATCGCGCCGAAGCGGAGCAATTCTTGGAGTGCGTTTTTTCTTCACGGAGCAATCTTTCGTTAAAATCAGCCGAGACAGTTATTTTATACGATCGTTTGACTTATCTGTCAACAATAGGCTACATTGCCACGAATTGATACGGGTGTATAATATAAATTTCAACCCGGGTAATCTTTGACTCCTTTTTATTTTTCAGGACCTGAACAATGAAAAAAAAGCCGTTGCTCATAGTTATTGTGCTGCTCGTTGTCGCTGCCGGGCTGGCGACCCGCTGGTGGCTGAACCAGGAAGAGAACGCAGCGGGCCCATTGACCCTTTACGGCAATGTGGAAATTCGCGATGCCCAGCTGGTCTTTAACGAACAGGAAATTGTCTCCGCCATCTATGTTGACGAAGGGGATAAAGTCGTTGCCGGACAGGAACTGGCCCGGTTGCGCTCCAATTTATTGGCCAGCAAGCTCAGCGAGGCGCAAGCCCAGAGTAAAGCTCTGCAAGAGCTGGTCCGCAAGCTGGAAAACGGGACCAGGCCGCAAGAAATCAAACAGGCTCGCGCGGCCGTTGATGCCGCAGCAATCAAAATCGCCATCGCTGAAAAAAATCTGCAGCGGCTCAAGCAAACCGTGACGGTTGGCGGAACCAGCAAACAATCCGTGGATGACGCCCAGGCAGCCCTGGATGAATTGATTGCCCAGAAAAAGATTCAGGATCAGGCGCTGGAACTGGCCTTGCAAGGCCCCAGAACAGAGGACATAGCCCAAGCCAAAGCCCAGTTGACAGCTGGCCAGGCCCAGGTCGCCTATCTTCAGGAACGCCTGGCGGATACCGTCCTCAAAGCACCGACCCCGGGGATTATTCAAAGCCGGATTTTAGAAGTCGGCGAAATGGCCGGGCCTTCAAAACCGGCCTTCATCCTTGCCCTGACTGACCCGAAATGGATCCGCGCCTATGTTTCAGAGCCAGAACTGGGACAGGTCAAACCGGGGATGCAAGCGGAGATCAGCGCGGACAGCTGGCCGGACCGGAAATTCACCGGTCAGGTCGGATTTATCTCCCCAGCCGCCGAGTTTACTCCCCAGGCCATAGAAACCAGCGACCTGCGCACCAAGCTGGTTTACGAAACCCGGATTCTGGTGAACGATCCGGAGAACGAATTGCGCCTGGGCATGCCGGTAACGGTCACGTTCCCCCAACCCCGCACCGCGTCGACGACGCATTAATGAAAGAGCTGTTTTCCAGTGGAAGAGAACAACAAAGGGATCGATGATCATCATGCCACCGAGCGCATTGTTTTGGAGGCGACTCGACTCAGCAAGCAGTTTTCCCCAAAAAAACAGCCCGTGGTGCATGCTCTGCGAGAGATTTCCCTGCAGGTTCAGGCAGGCCGAATAACCGGGCTGGTCGGCCCGGATGGGGCCGGCAAGACCACCTTGCTGAGGATTGCCGCAGGTCTGCTCAAACCAACCGCCGGCCGGGTGACC
This genomic window from Pelobacter seleniigenes DSM 18267 contains:
- a CDS encoding PA2779 family protein, with the protein product MKKYLPDFIAKPLCAMLILSFVFIDFSPQSAQAGMISTETILSAQAATAARDRVQNFLARDDVRQAMSAQGVAPEEVARRVASLTDDEVNRIAADIDNLPAGAGFGTIVGAAVFVFVLLLVTDILGLTKVFPFTRPIR
- a CDS encoding TetR/AcrR family transcriptional regulator, whose translation is MKKKRTPRIAPLRRDAVETRTRLLSEAGHAFAEFGYDGVGLRDICKAAEVNLGAVKYYFGSKQELYREALIQPHIQLLQEESVPSFDGSTDPEGALLNWLNFALRTVLVRRREHPYLSRLFIREFANPSFAMEELIELVFKKVRHELVRIVMALKHKDQEDSQVAELANMVILLCVQQEVGRPVLERLAYPPPTKDQDVRALAERIHRFVLAGIKASA
- a CDS encoding efflux RND transporter periplasmic adaptor subunit, which translates into the protein MKKKPLLIVIVLLVVAAGLATRWWLNQEENAAGPLTLYGNVEIRDAQLVFNEQEIVSAIYVDEGDKVVAGQELARLRSNLLASKLSEAQAQSKALQELVRKLENGTRPQEIKQARAAVDAAAIKIAIAEKNLQRLKQTVTVGGTSKQSVDDAQAALDELIAQKKIQDQALELALQGPRTEDIAQAKAQLTAGQAQVAYLQERLADTVLKAPTPGIIQSRILEVGEMAGPSKPAFILALTDPKWIRAYVSEPELGQVKPGMQAEISADSWPDRKFTGQVGFISPAAEFTPQAIETSDLRTKLVYETRILVNDPENELRLGMPVTVTFPQPRTASTTH
- a CDS encoding PA2778 family cysteine peptidase — translated: MRGLSCLVIVLTLVFLNGCSAVLPSPDQSSLPPRILLHDVPFFAQQEYQCGPAALAMLLAWNGEQVVLPRVTEQVYSPGRKGTLQPALVAAARRNGYLAYPLQGQDALLRELAAGHPVLVLLNLGFSWVPYWHYAVVIGYDLTADQIFLHSGTEAEAIFSAGVFSRTWARSQDWGLLVLPAGTLPATAEEQVYLNAASGLERAGRNLSAAHAYQAAVQQWPDSFAAWMGLGNSRYAQTDLPAAAAAFRQASRLHSTSGEAWNNLAVVLAAAGQREQALAAIDRAIALGGLLQESFLQTRQEILAGEIK